From the Shewanella amazonensis SB2B genome, one window contains:
- a CDS encoding ComEA family DNA-binding protein, which yields MNKLLVTLLLGAAFTHFPLLAAEAPKTDTAPNAEVQMPQTSKININTATESELQLLKGIGQAKAKAIVEYRNQYGRFASVEDLTKVAGVGQKVLDDNRDILSL from the coding sequence ATGAACAAGCTACTTGTTACCCTTTTGCTTGGCGCCGCCTTCACGCATTTTCCGCTGCTGGCCGCCGAAGCCCCCAAAACAGACACAGCCCCTAACGCTGAGGTGCAGATGCCTCAGACCAGTAAAATCAACATCAACACCGCGACCGAAAGCGAACTGCAGTTGCTCAAAGGCATTGGGCAGGCAAAAGCCAAGGCGATAGTTGAGTACCGTAACCAATATGGCCGCTTTGCCAGTGTGGAAGACCTCACCAAGGTGGCTGGCGTTGGTCAGAAGGTGCTGGACGACAACAGGGATATCTTGAGTCTCTAA
- a CDS encoding trans-sulfuration enzyme family protein, protein MQEKSKLATLVVHGGHERDAMGALVSPLYQSATFVFDNARQGGARFAGDEAGYIYTRLGNPTTAELERKLAILEGAEEAAATASGMGAVSAALLANLSQGDHLVASRAVYGCTFALMTDLMARFGIEVTLVDFKEPAAIEAAIRDNTRAIFCETPVNPHLDVFDLDAIAAIGKRHGLLTIVDNTFMTPLLQRPLDHGIDMVIHSATKYLNGHGDVIAGMVAGSKEQIDKVKYQIIKDIGAVMSPHDAWLILRGMKTLDVRVQRHCDNAEKIADFLEAHPRVGRVYYPALKSHQGHRFLGTQMRRAGGVIAFELKSDIEGSINFVDSLKVFTIAVSLGDAESLIQHPASMTHSPYTPEARLEAGITDTLLRISVGLEDVDDLIADLSQALAKI, encoded by the coding sequence ATGCAGGAGAAAAGCAAGTTAGCCACCCTCGTCGTTCATGGTGGCCACGAGCGTGATGCCATGGGGGCGCTGGTGAGTCCCCTCTATCAGAGTGCGACCTTTGTATTCGACAACGCCCGTCAGGGTGGTGCCCGTTTTGCCGGTGATGAGGCTGGCTATATCTACACCCGACTGGGTAATCCCACGACAGCTGAGCTTGAGCGCAAGCTGGCCATTCTAGAAGGGGCCGAGGAAGCAGCAGCTACGGCGTCCGGTATGGGCGCTGTGTCAGCGGCGCTGCTTGCCAATCTGAGCCAGGGCGATCATCTGGTGGCGAGCCGGGCCGTGTATGGCTGTACCTTTGCCCTGATGACTGATCTGATGGCCCGTTTTGGGATTGAAGTAACTCTGGTGGATTTTAAAGAGCCTGCCGCCATCGAAGCCGCTATCCGTGACAATACCCGGGCGATTTTCTGTGAAACCCCGGTGAATCCCCATCTGGATGTATTCGACCTCGATGCCATTGCTGCCATCGGCAAGAGACACGGTTTGCTTACCATTGTCGATAACACCTTTATGACTCCGCTGCTGCAGCGCCCGCTGGACCACGGCATTGATATGGTCATTCACAGCGCCACCAAGTACCTCAATGGTCATGGCGATGTGATTGCCGGCATGGTGGCAGGCAGCAAGGAACAGATTGATAAAGTGAAATATCAAATCATCAAGGATATAGGCGCTGTGATGTCGCCCCATGATGCCTGGTTGATACTGAGGGGCATGAAAACCCTAGATGTGCGTGTGCAGCGCCACTGTGATAATGCGGAAAAAATCGCGGATTTCCTTGAGGCTCACCCCAGGGTAGGGCGAGTCTACTATCCGGCGCTTAAGAGCCATCAGGGACACAGGTTCCTGGGAACGCAGATGCGCCGCGCCGGGGGCGTTATTGCCTTTGAACTTAAGTCGGATATCGAAGGTTCCATCAATTTTGTCGACAGTCTCAAGGTGTTCACCATCGCTGTAAGCCTGGGGGATGCCGAGTCCCTTATTCAACACCCGGCATCCATGACGCACTCACCATACACCCCCGAAGCGCGGCTTGAGGCGGGGATTACAGATACCTTGCTGAGAATTTCGGTAGGACTGGAAGATGTGGATGATTTGATTGCGGATTTATCTCAGGCTTTGGCAAAAATCTAA